GAACAATCTTGTATCTGTAGCAACGCCAGCTAACAAGTCGCTGCACCGGAACGCTGCAAGTTGGTCGGTTGAGTATTCAAGGCCATCTGCGTCCGGTGAGCGGGAACGTTAGCCTGCAAGGTTAGTGGTGGGGACAGTACATCAATCCCATCTGTTTGTAGCAGAGATTCAATTTCCTAAAAATGTCTGATGAAGCTACTGCTGTATTTTTAGGGATTGCAGGAAAAAATACTTTGTTATATGTCTTTGCCTGTTTTTATTGTTTAAGATAGAGCTAATGGAGTAGTGCAAATGTATTTGTCAGGATTTGAAGAGGATGAAGTACCAAATTGAAGTGCAGCTTTGTCAAAAAGGTCACTTTCATGCCCAGGTTTTTGATGGAAACAGACAGGAGATATACAAGAGCGATGGGTTTGATAACCAAGATGAAGCTTTTGAAGATGCTGAAACTTGGTTTCGTTGGTCGCAGAATGTGATTCATGGTCAAGCAGACAGCATTTACTATATTGTGGCTGTACCACATGATTGGACAGGTTCGACTATTATCGAGTCTCATCCTTATATGGGGTTGCGTATAAAGATAGGTTTTTCAAAACATCCGGAGAAGAGAGTACGCGAGTTACAGACAGGCACATCAGATCTGTTAATGCTTCATGCCCTTGAACCAGGAGATCGGGAACTGGAGCGTAAACGACACACTGAATTCTCCGACCACCGGAAGATAGGAGAGTGGTTCATGTGTTCAAAAGCTCTTGCAGATCACATCCTACGAACTTGGGCAAAATACCGAGTGCTTCCTCCAAGACATCAAGAGAACATTTCAGTTCTAGTGAACCGAATCAAACTCTACAAATCCTTATACAAATTTTGGCCTGATGGCCCCGACCTCGTAAACCCTCCACTAGACGTGCCTTGGAAAGCCAAAAGACTTTTTCTTGATCTCACAGATCTCGCATAGCATTTGCAGGCTAACAATTCTGGTGCAGCGGATTGACCAAAGCCGCTTGTAGTGTTGCAAAGGTATCGGCAACCGCTGACCAGAACCGTTAGGCATCCAAGCCTGTAGGCAAAACATAAATTGATTTATTAGCTTAGAGAAGTCATTAACCTGCACGTAAGAATATGTCTGAGGAACGCTCTTCTCTTTCGGCTGATAGTCCATTAAAACATCCAAATGAAGATGAACTCGGTTATGCTCGTTTTGCGGAGCAGCTTGCTCATGCAGTAGTACGTATGGCTCCGAATGATGGACTTGTCATGTCAGTCAATGGTTCTTGGGG
This portion of the Neosynechococcus sphagnicola sy1 genome encodes:
- a CDS encoding GIY-YIG nuclease family protein, with translation MKYQIEVQLCQKGHFHAQVFDGNRQEIYKSDGFDNQDEAFEDAETWFRWSQNVIHGQADSIYYIVAVPHDWTGSTIIESHPYMGLRIKIGFSKHPEKRVRELQTGTSDLLMLHALEPGDRELERKRHTEFSDHRKIGEWFMCSKALADHILRTWAKYRVLPPRHQENISVLVNRIKLYKSLYKFWPDGPDLVNPPLDVPWKAKRLFLDLTDLA